In the Streptobacillus moniliformis DSM 12112 genome, one interval contains:
- a CDS encoding ATP-binding cassette domain-containing protein encodes MSKLIKLEGLKVHYPIRGGFFNTIKDYVRAVDGVSMEIEKGKTYGLVGESGSGKSTIGKSIIGLEKITEGKLFYEGEEINLNRVKRKSMYRKNVQMIFQDSMSSLNPKKRVIDLLSEPLKNFENFTPEQERKRVIELLEIVGMTEDNIVKYPHEFSGGQRQRLGVARAIATNPKLIIADEPVSALDLSVQAQVLNYMKKIQKHLGLSYVFISHDLGVVKHMCDHISIMYKGRFVETGDKKIIYSDPRHIYTKRLIAAIPNVNPLIRDEKRDFRAKIDKEYKELENLYYDEKGRVFDLELLDASSEHYVALNKGGK; translated from the coding sequence GTGAGCAAATTAATTAAATTAGAAGGACTTAAAGTTCATTATCCAATCAGAGGAGGTTTTTTCAATACTATTAAAGACTATGTTAGAGCCGTTGATGGTGTTAGCATGGAAATAGAAAAAGGAAAAACTTATGGATTAGTAGGTGAATCAGGTTCTGGAAAGTCAACTATAGGGAAATCAATTATTGGTTTAGAAAAAATTACTGAGGGTAAATTATTTTATGAGGGTGAAGAAATAAATTTAAATAGAGTTAAAAGAAAATCTATGTATAGAAAAAATGTACAAATGATATTCCAAGATTCTATGTCATCATTAAATCCTAAGAAAAGAGTTATTGATTTACTATCAGAACCACTTAAAAATTTTGAAAACTTTACTCCCGAACAAGAAAGGAAAAGAGTAATTGAATTATTAGAAATAGTGGGAATGACAGAAGATAATATAGTTAAATATCCACATGAATTTAGTGGAGGACAAAGACAAAGATTAGGGGTTGCAAGAGCAATAGCAACTAATCCTAAATTAATAATTGCAGATGAGCCAGTGTCAGCATTAGATTTATCTGTTCAAGCACAAGTTTTAAATTATATGAAAAAAATACAAAAACATTTAGGTTTAAGTTATGTTTTCATATCACATGATTTAGGTGTAGTAAAACATATGTGTGATCATATATCTATAATGTATAAAGGAAGATTTGTTGAAACAGGGGATAAGAAAATAATTTATTCTGATCCAAGACATATTTATACTAAGAGATTAATAGCGGCTATACCTAATGTTAATCCTCTTATTAGAGATGAAAAAAGAGATTTTAGAGCAAAGATTGATAAAGAATATAAAGAATTAGAAAATCTATATTATGATGAAAAAGGAAGAGTATTTGATCTGGAATTATTAGATGCTTCTTCTGAACATTATGTAGCTTTAAATAAAGGAGGTAAATAA
- a CDS encoding ABC transporter ATP-binding protein: protein MGDKQQDEVLLEVKDLITSFRIKDTYHNAVDGVSFDLKKNEVLAIVGESGCGKSTLATSIMGLHNFIYTKVSGEIKFEGNNLVDFTEKDFNNIRGAKIGMIFQDPLSALNPLMRIGDQIEEGLKYHTTLTFEERQNRVKELITKVGINNPERVMKQFPHELSGGMRQRIIIAIALSCKPDILIADEPTTALDVTIQAQILDLLRELQSEIGAGIILITHDLGVVAEMADRVAVMYAGEIVEIATVYDLFKNPQHPYTKSLLSSIPQMDSNSEDDLHVIHGTVPSLKNLPRKGCRFRHRIPWINENEHEEVPTLHEVEKGHFVRCTCYKNFYFAKEGEK from the coding sequence ATGGGAGATAAACAACAAGATGAAGTACTATTAGAAGTAAAAGACTTAATTACGAGTTTTCGTATAAAAGATACATATCATAACGCAGTTGATGGCGTTAGTTTTGACTTGAAAAAAAATGAAGTTTTAGCCATAGTTGGTGAATCAGGATGTGGTAAATCTACACTTGCAACATCAATAATGGGATTACATAACTTTATATATACAAAGGTTTCGGGAGAAATTAAATTTGAAGGAAACAATTTAGTTGATTTTACAGAAAAAGATTTTAATAATATAAGAGGAGCAAAAATTGGAATGATATTCCAAGATCCTTTATCTGCATTAAATCCATTAATGAGAATAGGAGATCAGATAGAAGAAGGGTTAAAATATCACACAACTTTAACATTTGAAGAAAGACAAAATAGAGTTAAAGAATTAATTACAAAAGTTGGAATAAATAATCCTGAAAGAGTTATGAAACAATTTCCTCATGAGTTATCAGGAGGTATGAGACAAAGAATAATAATTGCTATAGCACTTTCATGTAAACCTGACATTTTGATTGCTGATGAACCAACTACAGCACTTGATGTTACTATACAAGCACAAATTTTAGATTTACTTCGTGAATTACAATCTGAAATTGGTGCAGGTATTATATTAATAACACATGATTTAGGAGTTGTTGCTGAAATGGCTGATAGAGTAGCTGTAATGTATGCTGGAGAAATAGTTGAAATAGCTACAGTTTATGATTTATTTAAAAATCCTCAACATCCATATACTAAATCATTGCTTAGTTCTATACCACAAATGGATTCAAATTCAGAAGATGACTTACATGTAATACATGGAACAGTTCCATCTTTAAAGAATTTACCAAGAAAAGGTTGTAGATTTAGACATAGAATACCTTGGATCAATGAAAATGAGCATGAAGAAGTTCCAACTTTACATGAAGTTGAAAAAGGTCATTTTGTAAGATGTACTTGTTATAAAAACTTCTATTTTGCAAAAGAAGGTGAGAAGTAG
- a CDS encoding Fur family transcriptional regulator, producing the protein MQKIEKYLKERGIKPSIYRIKIFDYLNSNHIHPTADKIYKDLLPELPTISKTTVYNTLNLFVENKIANAIVIEGNEIRYDIENYPHGHFKCLKCNKMIDFKIDYYKKDLEKLGNISIDEVMFYVKGLCENCKDK; encoded by the coding sequence ATGCAAAAAATAGAAAAATATTTGAAAGAAAGAGGAATAAAACCCTCGATATATAGAATTAAAATATTTGATTATCTTAACTCAAATCATATACATCCAACTGCGGATAAAATATATAAAGATTTATTGCCAGAATTACCAACAATTTCAAAAACAACAGTATACAATACTTTAAATCTTTTTGTAGAAAATAAGATTGCTAATGCTATTGTAATAGAAGGAAATGAAATAAGATATGATATAGAAAATTATCCACATGGACATTTTAAATGTTTAAAATGTAATAAAATGATTGATTTTAAAATAGATTATTACAAAAAAGATTTAGAGAAATTAGGCAATATTTCTATAGATGAAGTAATGTTTTATGTTAAAGGTTTATGTGAAAACTGCAAAGATAAATAA
- the asnA gene encoding aspartate--ammonia ligase, with product MKLLIPEGYKTSLNIMQTEIAIKEIKDFFERGLADALNLTRISAPLFVIKSTGLNDNLNGIERPVSFDMKEAPDSPIEIIHSLAKWKRMALKRYGVKENHGIYTDMNAIRRDEDLDNTHSIYVDQWDWELVISRETRNRGIEFLKEVVTKIYKVFLATESYVNMKYHDLKQLLPNDIYFLTSQELEDMYPNLSSKERENEITKKHKAVFLMQIGKALNSGEKHDGRAPDYDDWELNGDILVWNDILKSAFELSSMGIRVDKDTLRKQLEISGDKDRENLEYHKMLLNDELPLTIGGGIGQSRICMFLLQKAHIGEVQASIWTKEIEEECLKNGINLL from the coding sequence ATGAAGTTGTTAATACCAGAAGGATACAAAACAAGTTTAAATATTATGCAAACAGAAATTGCAATTAAAGAGATAAAAGATTTTTTTGAAAGAGGCTTAGCTGATGCATTAAATCTAACAAGAATTTCAGCCCCATTATTTGTTATTAAATCTACAGGATTAAATGATAATTTAAATGGAATTGAAAGACCTGTATCATTTGATATGAAAGAAGCTCCAGATAGTCCTATAGAAATTATACATTCACTTGCAAAATGGAAAAGAATGGCATTAAAAAGATATGGAGTAAAGGAAAATCATGGTATATATACAGACATGAATGCTATTAGACGTGATGAAGATTTAGATAACACTCATTCTATATATGTAGATCAATGGGATTGGGAATTAGTTATTTCAAGAGAAACTAGAAATAGAGGAATAGAATTTTTAAAAGAAGTAGTAACTAAGATATATAAGGTGTTTTTAGCTACTGAATCATATGTTAATATGAAATATCATGATTTAAAACAACTACTTCCTAATGATATTTATTTTTTAACTTCTCAAGAACTTGAAGATATGTATCCAAATTTAAGTTCAAAAGAAAGAGAAAATGAAATAACTAAAAAACATAAGGCAGTCTTTTTAATGCAAATAGGAAAAGCTTTAAATAGTGGAGAAAAGCATGATGGAAGAGCTCCAGATTATGATGATTGGGAATTAAATGGAGATATATTAGTATGGAATGATATTTTAAAATCTGCTTTTGAATTATCATCTATGGGTATTAGAGTAGATAAAGACACTTTAAGAAAACAATTAGAAATTTCAGGTGATAAAGATAGAGAAAATTTAGAATATCATAAAATGTTATTAAATGATGAGCTTCCTTTAACAATAGGTGGAGGAATAGGTCAATCAAGAATTTGTATGTTTTTATTACAAAAAGCACATATAGGAGAAGTACAAGCATCTATATGGACTAAAGAAATAGAAGAAGAATGTTTAAAAAATGGAATAAATTTACTATAA
- the ligA gene encoding NAD-dependent DNA ligase LigA produces the protein MLLFDLNNEEEKKKEYEKLIKDIEIYNHHYYNLDESLITDREYDALLKKIELLEKEFPELKLKNSPTEIIGGKSSDKFKKVKHKKAMLSLANTYSMDDLKAFDQRVKKEVGNNVEYVLELKLDGLSISLIYEKGKLIQAVTRGDGSVGEDVTENVIQISTIPKILKDEIDLEVRGEIVLPLKEFERINREREENGETIFANPRNVAAGTIRQLDYSIVKDRNLDCYLYYLVDSEKYGLNTQLESIEYIQKLGFKTTGIFTKCSKIEDLEKEIEYWDNNRKKLEYETDGLVIKVNEYYLHNLLGYTAKSPRWAMAYKFKAEQKETKMLDISFQVGRTGVITPVAELEPVHISGSVVRRASLHNIDEIKRLGLKIGDIVIVEKAAEIIPQVVKVLLEKRSGNEKEIEIIDKCPSCNNTIFKEEGQVALKCKNPNCVEKLKRKIEYFVSRDALNIQGFGNKLVDKFVDLGYIRSIIDIFKLKNHKEELINLDKMGTKSIEKLLDNIDKAKDIGFEKLFYSLGIEYVGKTTSKLVVSHFGSIENIINASLEELVLIEGIGEKVSLSIYNYFKDNENISLINEIKNIGFDLSFEKEQILNNNFITNKKFLATGKFVNYSREEIKKVIEKNGGIYLSSVNKNLDYLIIGEKAGSKLEKAEKLGVRIITEEEFLKLSKLKGE, from the coding sequence ATGTTACTTTTTGATCTCAATAATGAAGAAGAAAAAAAGAAGGAATATGAAAAATTAATAAAGGATATAGAAATATACAATCATCATTACTATAATTTAGATGAAAGTTTGATTACAGATAGAGAATATGATGCTTTATTAAAAAAAATAGAATTATTAGAAAAGGAATTTCCTGAATTAAAATTAAAAAATTCTCCAACAGAAATTATAGGTGGAAAATCTAGTGATAAATTCAAAAAAGTAAAACATAAAAAAGCTATGTTAAGTCTTGCTAATACTTACTCTATGGATGATTTAAAAGCATTTGATCAGAGGGTAAAAAAAGAAGTTGGCAATAATGTAGAATATGTTTTAGAACTCAAATTAGATGGATTAAGTATTAGTTTAATTTATGAAAAAGGAAAATTAATACAAGCAGTTACTCGTGGAGATGGTAGTGTAGGAGAAGATGTTACTGAAAATGTAATACAGATATCAACTATTCCCAAAATATTAAAAGATGAAATAGATTTAGAAGTAAGGGGAGAAATAGTATTGCCTCTTAAAGAATTTGAAAGAATTAACAGAGAAAGAGAAGAAAATGGGGAAACAATTTTTGCAAACCCAAGAAATGTAGCAGCAGGAACAATTAGACAACTTGATTACTCTATAGTTAAAGATAGAAATCTTGACTGTTATCTATATTATTTAGTTGATTCTGAAAAATATGGCTTAAATACACAATTAGAATCTATAGAATATATTCAAAAACTTGGTTTTAAAACTACAGGAATATTTACTAAATGTAGTAAAATTGAAGATTTAGAAAAGGAAATTGAATATTGGGATAATAATAGAAAAAAATTGGAATATGAAACAGATGGACTAGTTATAAAAGTAAATGAATATTATCTACATAATTTATTAGGCTATACTGCAAAATCTCCAAGATGGGCTATGGCATATAAGTTTAAGGCTGAACAAAAAGAAACTAAAATGTTAGATATAAGTTTTCAAGTAGGTAGAACTGGTGTTATAACACCAGTTGCTGAATTAGAACCAGTCCATATATCTGGTTCAGTAGTAAGACGTGCTTCATTACATAATATTGATGAAATTAAAAGATTAGGATTAAAAATTGGAGATATTGTAATAGTTGAAAAAGCAGCTGAAATTATTCCACAGGTAGTAAAGGTATTATTAGAAAAAAGAAGTGGTAATGAAAAAGAAATAGAAATTATAGATAAATGCCCTAGTTGTAATAATACTATATTTAAAGAAGAAGGACAGGTAGCACTTAAATGTAAAAATCCTAATTGTGTAGAAAAATTAAAGAGAAAAATTGAATATTTTGTAAGTAGAGATGCATTAAATATACAAGGCTTTGGAAATAAATTAGTTGATAAATTTGTAGATTTAGGGTATATTAGATCTATTATAGATATATTTAAACTTAAAAACCATAAAGAAGAATTAATAAACTTAGACAAAATGGGTACTAAAAGTATTGAAAAATTATTAGATAATATAGATAAAGCAAAAGATATAGGCTTTGAAAAACTATTTTATTCTTTAGGTATAGAATATGTTGGTAAAACTACTTCAAAATTAGTTGTATCACATTTTGGAAGTATAGAAAATATTATTAATGCTAGCTTAGAAGAACTTGTATTAATAGAAGGTATAGGTGAAAAAGTAAGTTTATCTATATATAATTATTTTAAAGATAATGAAAACATTTCTTTAATAAATGAAATTAAAAATATAGGATTTGATTTAAGTTTTGAAAAAGAACAAATATTAAATAATAATTTTATAACTAATAAAAAGTTTTTAGCTACAGGAAAATTTGTAAATTACAGTCGTGAAGAAATTAAAAAAGTTATAGAAAAAAATGGTGGAATATATTTATCAAGTGTAAATAAAAACCTAGATTATTTAATAATTGGTGAAAAAGCAGGTTCTAAATTAGAAAAAGCAGAGAAATTAGGGGTTAGGATTATAACTGAGGAAGAATTTTTAAAATTAAGTAAATTGAAAGGTGAGTAA
- the guaB gene encoding IMP dehydrogenase — MNKILLEGLTFDDVLLVPQSSSVIPSEVELKTKLTKKLSLNVPIISAAMDTVTEAELAIAIAREGGIGFIHKNMTIERQADEVSKVKIFESGMITNPITLNIGSDLQEANDIMRKYKISGLPVINSENELLGIITNRDLKYREDLSAKVVDVMTKENLITAKVGTTFEQAKQILLEHRIEKLPIVENGKLKGLITIKDIDNVANYPNACKDEKGRLRVGAAVGIGSDTLRRVKALVDAGVDVITVDSAHGHSKGVIEKIKEIRKEFPNLNLIGGNIVTKQAAIDLVEAGVDAVKVGVGPGSICTTRVVSGVGMPQLSAVMEVAEYCNERGIGVIADGGIKLSGDIVKAIAAGADCVMLGGLLAGTHESPGEEILYNGRAYKSYVGMGSLIAMKRGSKDRYFQLEAATDKLVPEGIESMVPLKGKLKDVLFQLCGGLRSGMGYCGTATIEDLKINGKFVRITNAGLKESHPHDVIVTKEAPNYSGIK; from the coding sequence ATGAATAAAATTTTATTAGAAGGATTAACTTTTGATGATGTCTTATTAGTTCCTCAAAGTTCAAGTGTAATACCAAGTGAGGTAGAATTAAAAACTAAATTAACTAAAAAATTATCATTAAATGTACCAATTATTAGTGCAGCGATGGATACAGTTACTGAGGCAGAACTTGCAATAGCTATAGCAAGAGAAGGTGGAATAGGATTTATTCATAAAAATATGACTATAGAAAGACAAGCTGATGAAGTAAGTAAAGTTAAAATATTTGAAAGTGGAATGATAACAAATCCTATTACTTTAAATATTGGTTCTGATTTACAAGAAGCTAATGATATAATGAGAAAATACAAGATATCTGGGCTTCCTGTTATAAATAGCGAAAATGAATTATTAGGAATAATAACAAATAGAGATTTAAAGTATAGAGAAGACTTAAGTGCTAAAGTTGTAGATGTTATGACTAAAGAAAATTTAATTACAGCTAAAGTTGGAACTACTTTTGAACAAGCTAAACAAATATTATTAGAACATAGAATAGAAAAATTACCTATAGTTGAAAATGGTAAATTAAAAGGATTAATTACTATTAAAGATATAGATAATGTTGCAAATTATCCTAATGCATGTAAAGATGAAAAGGGAAGATTAAGAGTTGGTGCAGCTGTAGGAATAGGTTCTGATACATTAAGAAGAGTTAAGGCTTTAGTAGATGCAGGAGTAGATGTAATTACTGTTGATTCTGCTCATGGGCATTCAAAAGGTGTAATTGAAAAAATAAAAGAAATTAGAAAAGAATTTCCAAATTTAAATTTAATAGGTGGAAATATTGTTACAAAACAAGCAGCTATTGATTTAGTAGAAGCAGGAGTAGATGCTGTAAAAGTTGGAGTAGGACCAGGATCTATTTGTACAACTCGTGTTGTATCAGGTGTTGGTATGCCTCAATTATCAGCTGTAATGGAAGTTGCAGAATACTGTAATGAAAGAGGAATAGGAGTAATTGCAGATGGAGGAATAAAACTTTCAGGAGATATAGTTAAAGCCATAGCAGCAGGAGCAGATTGTGTAATGTTAGGTGGATTACTTGCAGGAACACATGAATCACCAGGAGAAGAAATACTATATAATGGAAGAGCATATAAGAGTTATGTTGGTATGGGATCATTAATAGCTATGAAAAGAGGAAGTAAAGATAGATATTTCCAACTTGAGGCTGCTACTGATAAATTAGTACCAGAAGGAATAGAATCTATGGTTCCTTTAAAAGGGAAATTAAAAGATGTCCTATTCCAATTATGTGGTGGTTTACGTTCAGGAATGGGATATTGTGGAACAGCTACTATAGAAGATTTAAAGATTAATGGAAAATTTGTTAGAATTACTAATGCAGGATTAAAAGAATCTCACCCACATGATGTTATAGTAACAAAAGAAGCACCAAATTATAGTGGAATTAAATAG
- a CDS encoding uracil-DNA glycosylase has protein sequence MELILKDSVNFNFNISDFALDPLNHTLITTGDSLNFLSNMKKIKSIKGKMKESLSIRFIKYENQLFQSNDFYVICSNDKVYKVDGKRKKIVEEITLPLNNVENIIVSRTGKLAYISNGILYINDINLENLKAFPLTELGEGRFKIYISDENILIKHRKMHESSVNVLLFSLQHLKKIFEITSTTNHIYSKIIGLNYLSSTDDGYIEIWDILESQIKYSFKLSNYKITYIENDKNFYYFGNINGELIITDLELNIVNKIKIFQDEIKKIKIFNSKIYILSFNNRMKVFDIINNENEFDDIVNNFIHKYNIHESYKEFFNIDKVVKIKGFIDNLEADHIDYTPSSDKIFKALSQNISDIKVCIMGKDPYFQKGVATGLAFEVNSESWMDEKVNTSLKNILKLIYKTYTGNMVDISEIRNSILKKEFDILPPNMIFKNWQNQGVLLLNSSLTTVIDKAGAHHKFWESIINELVEYISSRNTNITYLLWGNDAAIMEKHILNGEIIKHNHPAICGNLKNQNDFMLGKSFEKTKKYINWLGV, from the coding sequence ATGGAACTTATATTAAAAGACAGTGTTAATTTTAATTTTAATATATCAGATTTTGCATTAGATCCATTAAATCATACATTGATTACAACTGGAGATTCTTTAAATTTTTTAAGTAATATGAAGAAAATAAAGAGTATAAAAGGAAAAATGAAAGAATCTTTAAGTATTAGATTTATTAAATATGAAAATCAACTTTTTCAAAGTAATGATTTTTATGTTATATGTTCTAATGATAAGGTATATAAAGTGGATGGAAAAAGAAAAAAAATAGTAGAAGAAATAACTTTACCTTTAAATAATGTTGAAAATATAATAGTAAGTAGAACAGGTAAGTTAGCATACATTTCAAATGGTATTTTGTATATAAATGATATAAATTTAGAAAATCTTAAAGCATTTCCTTTAACTGAATTAGGAGAAGGAAGATTTAAGATATACATAAGTGATGAAAATATATTAATAAAACACAGAAAAATGCATGAAAGTAGTGTAAATGTTTTATTATTTTCCCTTCAACATTTAAAGAAAATATTTGAAATTACTTCAACTACAAACCATATTTATTCTAAAATTATTGGACTTAATTATCTATCTTCAACTGATGATGGATATATTGAAATATGGGATATATTAGAATCACAAATTAAATATTCATTTAAGTTGTCAAATTACAAGATAACATATATAGAAAATGATAAAAATTTCTATTATTTTGGTAATATTAATGGTGAGTTAATAATTACGGATTTAGAATTAAATATAGTCAACAAAATTAAGATTTTTCAAGATGAGATAAAGAAGATAAAAATCTTTAATTCAAAGATATATATATTATCATTTAATAATAGAATGAAAGTATTTGATATTATAAATAATGAAAATGAATTTGATGATATAGTAAATAACTTTATACATAAATATAACATACATGAGAGTTACAAAGAATTTTTTAATATTGACAAGGTAGTTAAGATTAAAGGATTTATAGATAATTTAGAAGCAGATCATATAGATTACACACCTAGTTCTGATAAAATATTTAAGGCACTTAGTCAGAATATTTCTGATATTAAGGTATGTATTATGGGTAAAGATCCATATTTTCAGAAAGGTGTTGCAACTGGACTTGCATTTGAGGTAAATAGTGAAAGTTGGATGGATGAAAAAGTAAATACATCACTTAAAAATATTTTGAAGTTAATTTATAAAACATATACAGGTAATATGGTTGATATATCAGAGATAAGAAATAGCATATTAAAAAAAGAATTTGATATACTGCCACCTAATATGATATTTAAAAATTGGCAAAATCAAGGTGTACTACTATTAAATTCATCATTAACTACAGTTATTGATAAAGCAGGTGCTCATCATAAATTCTGGGAAAGTATTATTAATGAATTAGTTGAATATATTAGTAGTAGAAATACTAATATTACCTATCTTTTATGGGGAAATGATGCTGCAATTATGGAAAAACATATTTTAAATGGAGAAATAATTAAACATAATCATCCCGCTATTTGTGGGAATTTAAAAAATCAGAATGACTTTATGTTAGGTAAATCTTTTGAAAAAACAAAAAAATATATAAATTGGTTGGGAGTGTAA
- a CDS encoding ribonuclease J: protein MEKNEKTFSRKKKEIGEKIKAVKQLFEEEEKKVTKEKPVIKRKTSVKNTKKVEKVKPSEENTDITTDKTYIIPLGGIEEIGKNITVIQYRDEMIVIDAGLTFPEDEHLGVDLIIPSFEYLASNVSKVKALLITHGHEDHIGAVPYFYQRLGSGIPMYGGKLSLELALAKFEKVTVKKPKCVYISNRNEVKIGKYFTVEFISVTHSIPDCYAIRVKTPTSTILHTGDFKVDLTPVNDERFDFGRLASIGEEGVDLLLSDSTNAQVPGSTPSESTVGRSIDAEVAKAKGRVILASFASHVHRIQQIILIAQKYGRKVAIDGRSMLKIFEICSKLGYLKIPKNMIITLEQAEKMAENKVMIICTGTQGEPLSVLSRIANGTHKSISLRANDRVIISGSPIPGNEKAAYKNINQLLKKEASVIFEKVMGIHVSGHGCQEEQKLMINLIKPKYFMPVHGEYVMLKKHKELAMEVGMPEENIILAENGFKLELTPNSFKTVGKVPSGAVYIYGDSVGNVREHILRERQILADNGVLAISVAQNSELKFVGDPIIFSKGFLYKKDDITSQITESMKEVVKSKLVFLEQKQEQDIEKIKTGITNTLNNFFNDNIGKVPTVIVTVVRV, encoded by the coding sequence ATGGAGAAAAATGAAAAAACTTTTTCGAGAAAGAAAAAAGAAATAGGGGAGAAAATAAAGGCAGTTAAACAATTATTTGAAGAGGAAGAAAAAAAAGTAACTAAAGAAAAACCTGTAATTAAAAGAAAAACATCAGTAAAGAATACAAAAAAGGTAGAGAAGGTAAAGCCTTCTGAAGAAAATACTGATATTACTACTGATAAAACATATATAATTCCACTAGGAGGAATAGAAGAAATTGGTAAAAATATTACTGTAATTCAGTATAGAGATGAAATGATAGTTATTGATGCAGGATTAACTTTTCCAGAAGATGAACATCTAGGAGTTGATTTAATTATACCTAGTTTTGAATATTTAGCATCAAATGTATCTAAAGTTAAGGCATTACTTATTACTCATGGACATGAAGATCATATAGGAGCTGTACCATATTTTTATCAAAGATTAGGTTCAGGTATACCTATGTATGGGGGGAAATTAAGTTTAGAATTAGCATTAGCTAAATTTGAAAAAGTTACTGTAAAGAAACCTAAATGTGTATATATATCTAATAGAAATGAAGTTAAAATTGGTAAATATTTTACCGTTGAATTTATAAGTGTTACACACTCAATTCCAGATTGCTATGCAATTAGAGTTAAAACACCAACAAGCACTATATTACATACGGGAGATTTCAAAGTTGATTTAACACCAGTTAATGATGAAAGATTTGATTTTGGAAGACTTGCAAGTATAGGAGAAGAAGGAGTAGATTTACTATTATCTGATAGTACTAATGCTCAGGTTCCAGGTTCTACTCCATCTGAATCAACTGTAGGTAGAAGTATAGATGCAGAGGTTGCAAAAGCTAAAGGAAGAGTAATACTAGCATCATTTGCTTCACATGTACATAGAATACAACAAATTATTCTAATAGCACAAAAATATGGAAGAAAAGTAGCTATAGATGGTAGAAGTATGCTTAAAATATTTGAAATATGTTCAAAACTTGGATATTTAAAAATACCTAAAAATATGATAATTACTTTAGAACAAGCTGAAAAAATGGCAGAAAATAAGGTAATGATAATTTGTACAGGGACTCAAGGAGAACCTTTATCAGTTCTTTCAAGAATAGCCAATGGTACTCATAAATCAATATCACTTAGAGCAAATGATAGAGTTATTATTTCAGGTTCACCTATACCAGGAAATGAAAAAGCAGCATATAAGAATATTAATCAACTTCTTAAAAAAGAAGCTTCTGTAATATTTGAAAAAGTTATGGGAATACATGTTTCAGGGCATGGTTGTCAAGAAGAACAAAAACTTATGATAAACTTAATTAAACCTAAATATTTTATGCCTGTTCATGGAGAATATGTAATGCTTAAAAAACACAAAGAACTTGCTATGGAAGTTGGAATGCCAGAAGAAAACATTATACTTGCAGAAAATGGATTTAAATTAGAATTAACACCTAATAGTTTTAAAACTGTAGGCAAAGTACCAAGTGGAGCAGTATATATTTATGGAGATAGCGTAGGCAATGTAAGAGAACATATACTAAGAGAAAGACAAATTTTAGCTGACAATGGAGTTTTAGCTATATCTGTAGCTCAAAATTCTGAATTAAAATTTGTAGGAGATCCAATAATATTTAGTAAAGGCTTTTTATATAAAAAAGATGATATTACATCACAGATTACTGAAAGTATGAAAGAAGTTGTTAAATCAAAACTTGTATTTTTAGAGCAAAAACAAGAACAGGATATAGAAAAAATAAAGACGGGAATAACGAATACTTTAAATAATTTCTTTAATGATAATATAGGTAAAGTACCAACAGTTATAGTTACGGTAGTTAGAGTATAG